The proteins below are encoded in one region of Pseudomonas putida S13.1.2:
- a CDS encoding class II fumarate hydratase produces the protein MSRIETDSLGPVEVPEGAYWGAQTQRSLINFAIGKERMPLAVLHALALIKKAAARVNDRNGDLPADIARLIEQAADEVLDGKHDDQFPLVVWQTGSGTQSNMNVNEVIAGRANELAGKGRGGKAPVHPNDHVNRSQSSNDCFPTAMHMAAAQAVHEQLLPAIVELSSGLAELSARHQKLVKTGRTHMMDATPITFGQEVSAFVAQLDYAQRAIRATLPAVCELAQGGTAVGTGLNAPHGFAEAIAAELAALSGLPFVTAPNKFAALAGHEPLTSLAGALKTLAVALMKIANDLRLLGSGPRAGLAEVRLPANEPGSSIMPGKVNPTQCEALSMLACQVLGNDAAIGFAASQGHLQLNVFKPVIIHNLLQSIELLADGCRNFQLHCVAGIEPDAEQMAAHLERGLMLVTALNPHIGYDKAAEIAKKAYSEGKTLREAALELKYLTNEQFDQWVRPENMLAPGGKG, from the coding sequence ATGAGCCGTATCGAGACAGACAGCCTGGGCCCGGTCGAAGTTCCTGAAGGCGCTTACTGGGGTGCGCAAACCCAGCGTTCGCTAATCAACTTCGCCATCGGCAAGGAACGCATGCCCCTCGCGGTGCTGCACGCCCTGGCGCTGATCAAGAAGGCCGCGGCACGCGTCAACGACCGCAACGGCGACCTGCCGGCCGACATCGCCCGGCTGATCGAACAAGCCGCCGACGAAGTGCTGGATGGCAAGCACGACGACCAGTTTCCGTTGGTCGTCTGGCAGACTGGCAGCGGCACGCAAAGCAACATGAACGTCAACGAAGTGATCGCCGGGCGCGCCAACGAACTGGCCGGCAAAGGCCGTGGCGGCAAAGCGCCAGTACACCCCAACGACCACGTCAACCGCTCGCAAAGCTCCAACGATTGCTTCCCCACTGCCATGCACATGGCAGCTGCGCAGGCGGTGCACGAGCAGCTGCTGCCGGCCATCGTCGAGCTGTCGTCGGGGCTTGCCGAGCTGTCGGCGCGCCACCAAAAGCTGGTGAAGACCGGCCGCACGCACATGATGGACGCTACGCCGATTACCTTCGGCCAGGAGGTGTCCGCCTTCGTTGCCCAGCTCGACTATGCCCAGCGCGCCATCCGCGCCACCCTCCCGGCGGTGTGCGAACTGGCCCAGGGCGGCACCGCCGTAGGTACCGGGCTTAACGCCCCGCATGGTTTTGCCGAAGCCATCGCCGCCGAGCTGGCGGCGCTGTCCGGCCTGCCATTTGTCACGGCGCCAAACAAGTTCGCCGCCCTCGCCGGCCACGAACCGCTCACCAGCCTGGCGGGCGCCCTGAAAACCCTGGCCGTGGCGCTGATGAAAATCGCCAACGACCTGCGCTTACTGGGCTCGGGGCCACGCGCCGGCTTGGCCGAAGTGCGCCTGCCGGCCAACGAACCGGGCAGCTCGATCATGCCGGGCAAGGTCAACCCGACCCAGTGCGAGGCGCTGTCGATGCTGGCCTGCCAGGTGCTGGGCAACGATGCGGCCATCGGTTTTGCCGCCAGCCAGGGGCATTTGCAGCTGAACGTGTTCAAGCCGGTGATCATCCACAACCTGTTGCAGTCGATCGAACTGCTGGCCGATGGCTGCCGCAACTTCCAGCTGCACTGCGTGGCGGGCATCGAGCCCGATGCCGAGCAGATGGCCGCGCACCTGGAACGGGGCTTGATGCTGGTGACGGCGTTGAACCCGCATATCGGTTATGACAAGGCGGCGGAAATTGCCAAGAAGGCTTACAGCGAGGGCAAGACCTTGCGCGAGGCTGCATTGGAGCTGAAGTACCTGACCAATGAGCAGTTCGACCAGTGGGTGCGGCCGGAGAACATGCTGGCACCGGGTGGTAAAGGCTGA
- a CDS encoding DMT family transporter has translation MHTTSGRWSYGLFLALLTALLWGILPIKLKQVLQVVDPITVTWYRLLVSGGLLFAWLAAKRRLPSFTRLAPRGKGLVVVAVLGLMGNYVLYLIGLNLLSPGTAQLVVQVGPVLLLVASVFVFRERFSLGQGVGLLILLAGFGLFFNQRLEELLTSLGTYTTGVLTILLATSIWVFYALSQKQLLTVWNSQQVMMVIYLGCAALLTPWVHPLEALQLSPVQGWLLLACCLNTLVAYGAFAEALAHWEASRVSATLALTPLVTFVAVALAALVWPEYVHAEDINALGYIGAVTVVLGSALVALGPSLVASWRARRARLAQVH, from the coding sequence ATGCACACCACTTCCGGCCGCTGGAGCTATGGCCTGTTCCTGGCACTTCTGACTGCCTTGCTCTGGGGCATCTTGCCGATCAAGCTCAAGCAGGTACTGCAAGTGGTCGACCCGATCACCGTCACCTGGTACCGCCTGCTGGTTTCCGGTGGCCTGCTGTTCGCCTGGCTGGCAGCCAAGCGACGCCTGCCGTCGTTCACCCGGCTGGCACCCAGGGGCAAAGGCCTGGTAGTGGTGGCCGTGCTGGGCCTGATGGGCAACTACGTGCTGTACCTGATCGGCCTCAACCTGCTCAGCCCCGGTACCGCGCAACTGGTGGTGCAGGTCGGCCCGGTGCTGTTGCTGGTGGCCAGCGTGTTCGTGTTCCGCGAGCGCTTCAGCCTGGGGCAGGGCGTGGGCCTGCTGATACTGCTGGCGGGTTTTGGCCTGTTCTTCAACCAGCGCCTCGAAGAGCTGCTGACCTCTCTGGGTACCTACACCACCGGCGTGCTGACCATTCTGCTGGCCACCAGCATCTGGGTGTTCTACGCCCTCAGCCAGAAGCAACTGTTGACGGTGTGGAATTCACAGCAGGTGATGATGGTGATCTACCTCGGTTGCGCTGCGCTGCTCACGCCTTGGGTACACCCCCTGGAGGCGTTGCAACTGAGCCCGGTGCAGGGCTGGCTGTTGCTGGCCTGCTGCCTGAATACCCTGGTGGCCTACGGCGCGTTTGCCGAGGCGTTGGCGCACTGGGAGGCGTCGCGGGTGAGTGCCACCCTGGCGTTGACACCGCTGGTGACCTTTGTCGCGGTGGCGCTGGCGGCACTGGTGTGGCCGGAGTATGTGCACGCCGAGGACATCAATGCCCTGGGCTATATAGGGGCGGTGACCGTGGTGTTGGGCTCGGCGCTGGTGGCGCTGGGGCCATCCCTGGTGGCCAGTTGGCGCGCGAGGCGGGCGCGGTTGGCCCAGGTGCATTGA
- the pap gene encoding polyphosphate:AMP phosphotransferase, with the protein MFESAEIGHSIDKEAYDAEVPALREALLEAQYELKQQARFPVIVLINGIEGAGKGETVKLLNEWMDPRMIDVLTFDQQTDEELARPPAWRYWRALPPKGRMGVFFGNWYSQMLQGRVHGEFKDAVLDQAITGAERLEQMLCDEGALIIKFWFHLSKKQMKARLKSLKDDPLHSWKISPLDWQQSQTYDRFVRFGERVLRRTSRDYAPWHIVEGVDPNYRSLAVGRILLDSLQAALANNPKGKHQGNVAPLGRSIDQRSLLGALDMTLRLDKADYQEQLVTEQARLAGLLRDKRMRRHALVAVFEGNDAAGKGSAIRRVAAALDPRQYRIVPIAAPTEEERAQPYLWRFWRHIPARGKFTIFDRSWYGRVLVERVEGFCSPADWMRAYSEINDFEEQLVNAGVVVVKFWLAIDQQTQLERFQEREQIPFKRYKITEDDWRNRDKWDDYVQAVGDMVDRTSSEIAPWTLVEANDKRWARVKVLRTINQALEAAFAKHKK; encoded by the coding sequence ATGTTCGAATCCGCCGAAATCGGCCACAGCATCGACAAGGAGGCTTACGACGCCGAGGTACCCGCTTTGCGCGAGGCCCTGCTCGAAGCCCAGTACGAACTCAAGCAGCAGGCGCGCTTCCCGGTGATCGTGCTGATCAACGGCATCGAAGGTGCCGGCAAGGGTGAGACGGTAAAACTGCTCAACGAGTGGATGGACCCGCGCATGATCGATGTGCTCACCTTCGACCAGCAGACCGACGAAGAGCTGGCCCGGCCGCCCGCCTGGCGTTACTGGCGGGCGTTGCCACCCAAGGGGCGGATGGGCGTGTTCTTTGGCAACTGGTACAGCCAGATGCTGCAGGGGCGGGTGCACGGGGAGTTCAAGGATGCCGTGCTCGACCAGGCCATTACCGGTGCCGAGCGCCTGGAGCAGATGCTGTGCGATGAAGGTGCTTTGATCATCAAGTTCTGGTTCCACCTGTCCAAAAAGCAGATGAAGGCCCGGCTGAAGTCGCTCAAGGACGACCCGCTGCACAGCTGGAAGATCAGCCCGCTGGACTGGCAGCAGTCGCAAACCTACGACCGCTTCGTGCGCTTTGGCGAGCGCGTGCTGCGCCGCACCAGCCGCGACTATGCGCCGTGGCATATCGTCGAAGGGGTAGACCCGAACTACCGCAGCCTGGCGGTGGGGCGCATCCTGCTGGACAGCCTGCAAGCCGCGCTGGCCAACAACCCCAAGGGCAAGCACCAGGGCAACGTGGCCCCGCTGGGCCGCAGCATTGACCAGCGCAGCCTGCTCGGCGCCCTGGACATGACCTTGCGCCTGGACAAGGCCGACTACCAGGAGCAACTGGTCACCGAACAGGCCCGCCTGGCCGGCCTGCTGCGCGACAAGCGCATGCGCCGGCACGCCTTGGTGGCCGTGTTCGAAGGCAACGATGCTGCCGGCAAGGGCAGTGCCATCCGCCGCGTGGCGGCGGCGCTGGACCCGCGCCAGTACCGCATCGTGCCGATTGCCGCGCCCACCGAGGAAGAGCGCGCGCAGCCCTACCTGTGGCGGTTCTGGCGGCATATCCCGGCACGCGGCAAGTTCACCATCTTCGACCGCTCCTGGTATGGCCGGGTGCTGGTGGAGCGGGTGGAAGGTTTTTGCAGCCCGGCCGACTGGATGCGTGCCTACAGCGAGATCAACGACTTTGAAGAGCAGTTGGTGAACGCCGGGGTGGTAGTGGTGAAGTTCTGGCTGGCGATCGACCAGCAGACCCAGCTGGAGCGTTTTCAGGAGCGTGAGCAGATCCCGTTCAAGCGCTACAAGATTACCGAGGACGACTGGCGCAACCGCGACAAGTGGGACGACTATGTCCAGGCGGTGGGCGACATGGTCGACCGCACCAGCAGCGAGATTGCACCCTGGACGCTGGTGGAGGCCAACGACAAGCGCTGGGCGCGGGTGAAGGTGCTGCGCACCATCAACCAGGCGCTTGAGGCGGCGTTTGCCAAGCACAAGAAATAG
- the mnmC gene encoding bifunctional tRNA (5-methylaminomethyl-2-thiouridine)(34)-methyltransferase MnmD/FAD-dependent 5-carboxymethylaminomethyl-2-thiouridine(34) oxidoreductase MnmC, translated as MSTLLQHAQIDWDDQGRPHSRQYDDVYFAVNEGIEETKHVFLGQTRLAERFANLAPHSCRVIGETGFGTGMNFFCAWQLFDQHAHSDARLHFVSVEKYPLGHADMARAVRLWPELAAYTEPLLAQYVAVHPGFQQFTFADGRVTLTLLIGDVLEQLPQLDAQIDVWFLDGFAPAKNPDMWTPELFAQLARLSHPGTVLGTFTTTGWVRRSLVEAGFAMKKVPGIGKKWEVMSGAYVGPLPSPGAPWYARPAVTQGPREALVIGAGLAGSTTAASLARRGWQVTVLERHHAPAQEASGNPQGVLYLKLSAHGTALSQMILSGFGYTRRQLERLQRGRDWDACGVLQLAFDSKEAERQGKLAAAFDHNLLHALERTEAEAVAGVALPAGGLFYPEGGWVHPPALCQQQLQHPGIRLVTHQEVLELRKVDQQWQAWAGDRLVASAPVVILAGAAEVKRFEPCAQLPLKRIRGQITRLPATASSRALRTVVCAEGYVAPPRGDEHTLGASFDFHSEDLAPTAAEHKGNLALLDEISLDLAQRLGTAGLAPEQLQGRAAFRCTSPDYLPIVGPVADVQAFAEAYAVLSRDARQVPDVACPWLDGLYVNSGHGSRGLITAPLSGELVAAWVCGEPLPLPRAVAEACHPNRFALRKLIRGK; from the coding sequence ATGTCCACCCTCCTCCAGCACGCCCAGATCGACTGGGACGACCAGGGCCGCCCCCATTCGCGGCAATATGACGACGTCTACTTTGCGGTCAACGAAGGCATCGAAGAAACCAAGCACGTGTTCCTCGGCCAGACCCGCCTGGCCGAACGCTTTGCCAACCTGGCGCCGCACAGCTGCAGGGTGATCGGCGAAACCGGTTTTGGCACCGGCATGAATTTTTTCTGCGCCTGGCAGCTGTTTGACCAGCACGCCCACAGCGACGCGCGCCTGCACTTCGTCAGTGTCGAAAAATACCCCCTTGGCCACGCTGACATGGCCCGCGCAGTACGCCTGTGGCCTGAACTTGCCGCCTACACCGAGCCACTGCTGGCGCAATATGTGGCGGTGCACCCGGGCTTTCAGCAATTCACCTTCGCCGATGGCCGGGTCACCCTGACCCTGCTGATCGGCGACGTGCTCGAGCAGCTGCCACAACTCGATGCGCAGATCGATGTGTGGTTCCTCGACGGCTTCGCCCCCGCCAAGAACCCCGACATGTGGACCCCGGAGCTGTTCGCGCAGCTGGCGCGGCTGTCGCACCCGGGCACGGTGCTGGGCACTTTTACCACCACCGGCTGGGTACGCCGCAGCCTGGTCGAAGCCGGTTTCGCCATGAAGAAGGTGCCCGGCATCGGCAAGAAGTGGGAGGTGATGAGCGGCGCCTATGTCGGCCCGCTGCCCAGCCCAGGCGCACCTTGGTACGCGCGCCCCGCCGTTACGCAGGGGCCGCGCGAAGCACTGGTGATCGGTGCCGGGCTCGCCGGTAGCACAACCGCCGCCAGCCTGGCCCGGCGTGGCTGGCAGGTGACCGTGCTGGAGCGCCACCATGCCCCGGCACAGGAAGCTTCAGGCAACCCACAAGGGGTGCTGTACCTCAAGCTGTCTGCCCATGGCACCGCGCTTTCGCAGATGATCCTGTCCGGTTTCGGCTACACCCGGCGCCAGCTGGAACGCCTGCAGCGTGGCCGCGACTGGGATGCCTGCGGCGTGCTGCAACTGGCCTTCGACAGCAAGGAAGCTGAGCGCCAGGGCAAGCTGGCCGCCGCTTTCGACCACAACCTGCTGCACGCGCTGGAGCGCACAGAGGCCGAAGCGGTCGCCGGCGTGGCCTTGCCGGCCGGCGGGTTGTTTTACCCCGAAGGCGGCTGGGTGCACCCCCCGGCGTTGTGCCAGCAACAGCTGCAGCACCCTGGGATTCGCCTGGTCACCCATCAGGAAGTGCTGGAGCTGCGCAAGGTCGACCAGCAGTGGCAGGCCTGGGCGGGTGACCGCCTGGTTGCCAGCGCGCCCGTGGTGATTCTGGCCGGGGCCGCCGAGGTAAAGCGCTTCGAGCCTTGCGCGCAGCTGCCGCTCAAGCGCATCCGGGGGCAGATCACCCGCTTGCCGGCCACCGCCAGCAGCCGGGCGCTGCGTACCGTAGTGTGTGCAGAGGGCTACGTAGCGCCGCCGCGCGGGGATGAACATACCCTGGGCGCGAGTTTTGATTTCCACAGCGAAGACTTGGCGCCGACGGCAGCCGAGCATAAGGGCAACCTGGCGTTGCTGGACGAGATCTCCCTCGACCTGGCGCAGCGCCTGGGCACAGCCGGGTTGGCCCCTGAGCAGTTGCAGGGGCGCGCGGCGTTCCGTTGCACCAGCCCGGATTACCTGCCGATCGTGGGACCGGTAGCTGATGTACAGGCGTTTGCCGAGGCCTATGCAGTGCTAAGCCGGGATGCGCGGCAGGTGCCGGATGTAGCCTGCCCTTGGCTGGATGGGTTGTATGTTAATAGCGGGCATGGGTCGCGCGGGTTGATCACGGCGCCGCTCAGTGGCGAGCTGGTGGCGGCCTGGGTGTGTGGGGAACCGCTGCCGTTGCCGCGGGCAGTGGCAGAGGCGTGTCATCCGAACCGGTTTGCGTTGCGTAAGCTGATTCGGGGGAAGTAA
- a CDS encoding N-acetylglutaminylglutamine amidotransferase, whose product MCGLAGELRFTPIDQAPRPADLAAVERITHHLAPRGPDAWGFHSQGPIALGHRRLKIMDLSDGSAQPMVDNTLGLSLAFNGAIYNFPELRQELQDLGYSFWSDGDTEVLLKGYHAWGAALLPKLNGMFALAIWERDNQRLFLARDRLGVKPLYLSRNGERLRFASTLPALLKGGDIDPMLDPVALNHYLNFHAVVPAPRTLLANVQKLEPGTWMRIDRHGEVERQTWWQLKYGANPDERELDLEGWTTRVLDATRDAVAIRQRAAVDVGVLLSGGVDSSLLVGLLREAGVDDLSTFSIGFEDAGGERGDEFQYSDLIAKHYGTRHHQLRIAEHEIIDQLPAAFRAMSEPMVSHDCIAFYLLSREVAKHCKGVQSGQGADELFAGYHWYPQVDGAEDAFAAYRDAFFDRSHAEYRDTVQAPWLLETDAAGEFVREHFARPGARDAVDKALRLDSTVMLVDDPVKRVDNMTMAWGLEARTPFLDYRLVELSARIPARFKLPDGGKQVLKQAARRVIPHEVIDRKKGYFPVPGLKHLEGATLGWVRELLTDPSQDRGLFNPAMLDRLLSNPHGQLTPLRGSKLWQLAALNLWLSEQGI is encoded by the coding sequence ATGTGCGGATTAGCAGGAGAGTTGCGTTTCACCCCCATCGACCAGGCCCCTCGCCCAGCCGACCTGGCTGCGGTAGAGCGCATCACGCATCACCTGGCGCCTCGCGGCCCGGATGCGTGGGGCTTCCATAGCCAGGGCCCTATCGCCCTTGGCCACCGACGCCTGAAAATCATGGACTTGTCCGACGGCTCGGCGCAGCCGATGGTCGACAACACCTTGGGCCTGTCACTGGCGTTCAACGGTGCCATCTACAACTTCCCCGAACTGCGCCAAGAACTGCAGGACCTGGGCTACAGCTTCTGGTCCGACGGCGACACCGAGGTGCTGCTCAAGGGCTATCACGCCTGGGGCGCAGCCTTGCTGCCCAAGCTCAACGGCATGTTCGCCCTGGCCATCTGGGAGCGCGACAACCAGCGCCTGTTCCTGGCCCGTGACCGCCTGGGCGTCAAGCCCCTGTACCTGTCGCGCAATGGCGAGCGCCTGCGTTTTGCCTCCACCCTGCCAGCGCTGCTCAAGGGCGGCGACATCGACCCGATGCTCGACCCGGTGGCGCTCAACCATTACCTGAACTTCCACGCTGTGGTGCCGGCGCCACGGACCCTGCTGGCCAACGTGCAGAAGCTGGAGCCCGGCACCTGGATGCGCATCGACCGCCATGGCGAAGTAGAACGCCAGACCTGGTGGCAGCTGAAATACGGTGCCAACCCGGATGAACGTGAGCTGGACCTGGAAGGCTGGACCACCCGCGTGCTCGACGCCACCCGCGACGCCGTGGCCATCCGCCAACGTGCCGCCGTCGACGTCGGCGTGTTGTTGTCCGGTGGCGTCGACTCCAGCCTGCTGGTCGGCCTGCTGCGCGAAGCGGGCGTGGACGACCTGTCGACGTTCTCCATTGGCTTTGAAGATGCCGGTGGCGAACGTGGCGACGAGTTCCAGTATTCCGACCTGATCGCCAAACACTACGGCACCCGCCACCACCAGCTGCGCATCGCCGAACACGAGATCATCGACCAGCTGCCGGCAGCATTCCGCGCCATGAGCGAGCCGATGGTCAGCCACGACTGCATCGCCTTCTACCTGCTGTCGCGCGAAGTGGCCAAGCACTGCAAGGGTGTGCAAAGCGGCCAGGGCGCCGACGAGCTGTTCGCCGGGTACCACTGGTACCCGCAGGTGGACGGCGCCGAAGATGCCTTTGCGGCCTACCGCGACGCGTTCTTCGACCGCAGCCACGCCGAGTACCGCGACACCGTGCAGGCGCCCTGGCTGCTGGAAACCGACGCCGCCGGCGAATTTGTGCGCGAGCACTTCGCCCGCCCCGGTGCCCGCGACGCGGTGGACAAGGCCCTGCGCCTGGACAGCACGGTGATGCTGGTGGACGACCCGGTCAAGCGGGTAGACAACATGACCATGGCCTGGGGCCTGGAGGCGCGCACGCCGTTCCTCGACTACCGCCTGGTAGAGCTGTCGGCGCGTATCCCGGCACGCTTCAAGCTGCCCGACGGCGGCAAGCAGGTGCTCAAGCAGGCGGCGCGGCGGGTGATTCCGCATGAGGTGATCGACCGCAAGAAGGGCTACTTCCCGGTGCCGGGCCTGAAGCACCTGGAAGGCGCCACCCTGGGCTGGGTGCGTGAGCTGCTGACCGACCCCAGCCAGGACCGTGGGCTGTTCAACCCGGCCATGCTCGACCGCCTGCTGAGCAACCCGCACGGCCAACTCACCCCACTTCGCGGCTCCAAACTGTGGCAGCTGGCGGCGCTGAACCTGTGGTTGAGCGAACAAGGAATCTGA
- the ngg gene encoding N-acetylglutaminylglutamine synthetase: MKPHEIAYGQRLLRGQPPSYERLQARLAGDGSQPHDQPRAVHCGWGRLLIGHTYPDPASLAEDLLDERPGERDIALYVAAPQQLLAQAPQQLFLDPSDTLRLWFTDYRPAQRVFRGFRVRRAQNPADWQAINTLYQARGMLPVDAELLTPRHLGGPVYWLAEDEDSGAVIGSVMGLNHAKAFDDPEHGSSLWCLAVDPHCTRPGVGEVLVRHLIEHFMSRGLAYLDLSVLHDNRQAKRLYEKLGFRNLPTFAVKRKNGINEQLFLGPGPQADLNPYARIIVDEARRRGIEVQVDDAAGGLFTLSLGGRRIRCRESLSDLTSAVTMTLCQDKRLTQHALGNAGLQVPAQQLAGNADDNLAFLDEHGAVVVKPVDGEQGQGVAVNLTCIDDITRAVAHARQFDSRVLLESFHAGLDLRIVVIGYDVVAAAVRHPAQVLGDGKHSVRQLIEAQSRRRQAATGGESRIPLDDETERTLRAAGFGYDDILPAGQRLAVRRTANLHTGGTLEDVTERLHPVLADAAVRAARALEIPVVGLDFMVRDAGQPEYVIIEANERAGLANHEPQPTAERFIDLLFPHSRPLA, translated from the coding sequence ATGAAACCCCATGAAATCGCTTACGGTCAGCGCCTGCTGCGCGGCCAGCCGCCGTCCTACGAGCGCCTGCAGGCGCGTCTGGCCGGCGACGGCAGCCAGCCACACGACCAGCCGCGCGCCGTGCACTGCGGTTGGGGCCGGCTGCTGATCGGCCACACTTACCCAGACCCGGCGTCCCTGGCCGAGGACTTGCTCGACGAGCGCCCCGGCGAACGGGACATCGCCCTGTACGTGGCTGCGCCACAGCAATTGCTGGCCCAGGCCCCGCAGCAGCTGTTCCTTGACCCTTCTGACACCTTGCGCCTGTGGTTCACCGACTACCGCCCGGCGCAGCGGGTGTTCCGCGGCTTCCGCGTGCGCCGTGCGCAGAACCCTGCCGACTGGCAGGCGATCAACACCCTGTACCAGGCGCGCGGCATGCTGCCGGTCGACGCCGAACTGCTTACGCCCCGGCACTTGGGCGGACCGGTGTACTGGCTGGCCGAGGACGAAGACAGCGGCGCGGTGATCGGCAGCGTCATGGGCCTGAACCACGCCAAGGCGTTCGATGACCCCGAGCATGGCAGTAGCCTGTGGTGCCTGGCAGTGGACCCGCACTGCACCCGCCCTGGCGTGGGCGAGGTGCTGGTGCGCCACCTGATCGAGCACTTCATGAGCCGTGGCCTGGCTTACCTAGACCTGTCGGTGCTGCACGACAACCGCCAGGCCAAGCGCCTGTACGAAAAGCTGGGTTTTCGCAACCTGCCCACCTTTGCGGTCAAGCGCAAGAACGGTATCAACGAGCAGCTGTTTCTCGGGCCCGGGCCGCAAGCAGACCTCAACCCCTACGCCCGCATCATCGTCGATGAGGCCCGGCGCCGCGGCATCGAGGTGCAGGTGGATGACGCCGCTGGCGGTCTGTTCACCTTAAGCCTGGGCGGGCGACGCATTCGCTGCCGTGAATCGCTCAGCGACCTGACCAGTGCTGTGACCATGACCCTGTGCCAGGACAAGCGCCTGACCCAGCACGCCCTGGGCAATGCCGGGCTGCAGGTGCCGGCGCAGCAGCTGGCGGGTAATGCCGACGACAACCTGGCGTTTCTCGACGAGCATGGCGCGGTGGTGGTCAAGCCCGTCGATGGCGAGCAAGGCCAGGGCGTGGCGGTGAACCTGACTTGTATCGACGACATCACCCGCGCCGTGGCGCACGCTCGCCAGTTCGACAGCCGCGTGCTGCTGGAAAGCTTCCATGCCGGGCTCGACCTGCGCATCGTGGTGATCGGCTACGACGTGGTGGCCGCTGCCGTGCGTCACCCGGCGCAGGTGCTGGGCGATGGCAAGCACAGCGTGCGCCAGTTGATCGAAGCCCAGAGCCGTCGGCGCCAGGCTGCCACCGGCGGCGAAAGCCGCATTCCGCTGGACGACGAAACCGAGCGCACCCTGCGCGCGGCAGGTTTTGGCTATGACGACATATTGCCAGCCGGGCAGCGCCTGGCCGTGCGGCGCACCGCCAACCTGCACACCGGTGGCACCCTGGAAGACGTGACCGAACGCCTGCACCCGGTGCTGGCCGACGCTGCCGTGCGCGCTGCGCGGGCGCTGGAGATTCCGGTGGTGGGGCTGGACTTCATGGTGCGTGATGCCGGGCAGCCGGAATACGTGATCATCGAGGCCAACGAACGTGCCGGCCTGGCCAACCATGAACCGCAGCCAACGGCCGAGCGCTTTATCGACCTGCTGTTTCCGCATAGCCGGCCTTTGGCTTAA
- a CDS encoding osmoprotectant NAGGN system M42 family peptidase, translating into MSDRHPEPDLDYLKRVLLEMLAIPSPTGFTDTIVRYVAERLDELGIPFELTRRGTIRATLKGRQTSPDRAVSAHLDTIGASVRQLQDNGRLALAPVGCWSSRFAEGSRVSVFTDTGVVRGSVLPLMASGHAFNTAIDQMPVSWDHVELRLDAYCATRADCEALGVSIGDFVAFDPLPEFTESGHISARHLDDKAGVAALLAALKAVVESGRQPLIDCHPLFTITEETGSGAAGALPWDVSEFVGIDIAPVAPGQASSEHAVSVAMQDSSGPYDYHLSRHLLKLAGDHDLPVRRDLFRYYFSDAHSAVTAGHDIRTALVAFGCDATHGYERTHIDSLAALSRLLSAYLLSPPVFASDSQPANASLERFSHQLEHDAQMESDTRVPAVDSLVGNKG; encoded by the coding sequence ATGTCCGACCGACATCCCGAACCCGATCTCGACTACCTCAAACGCGTGCTGCTGGAGATGCTCGCCATCCCCAGCCCCACCGGTTTCACCGACACCATCGTGCGCTACGTGGCCGAACGCCTGGATGAACTGGGCATCCCCTTCGAGCTGACCCGCCGCGGCACCATTCGCGCCACCCTCAAGGGCCGCCAGACATCCCCCGACCGCGCCGTGTCGGCCCACCTGGACACCATCGGCGCCAGCGTGCGCCAACTGCAGGACAACGGCCGCCTGGCCCTGGCGCCGGTGGGCTGCTGGTCCAGCCGTTTCGCCGAGGGCAGCCGGGTCAGCGTGTTCACCGACACGGGGGTGGTGCGGGGCAGCGTGCTGCCATTGATGGCCAGCGGGCATGCCTTCAACACGGCCATCGACCAGATGCCGGTCAGCTGGGACCACGTGGAGCTGCGCCTGGACGCCTACTGCGCCACCCGTGCCGACTGCGAGGCGCTGGGTGTGAGCATTGGTGATTTCGTCGCCTTCGACCCACTGCCCGAGTTCACCGAAAGCGGCCACATCAGCGCCCGCCACCTGGACGACAAGGCCGGCGTTGCAGCGCTGCTGGCAGCACTGAAGGCCGTGGTGGAAAGTGGCCGCCAGCCACTGATCGACTGCCACCCGCTGTTCACCATCACCGAAGAGACCGGCTCGGGTGCGGCGGGCGCCCTGCCCTGGGACGTCAGCGAATTCGTTGGTATCGACATTGCCCCGGTGGCACCCGGGCAGGCCTCCAGCGAGCATGCGGTCAGCGTGGCCATGCAGGACTCATCGGGGCCTTATGACTACCACCTGTCCCGGCATTTGCTGAAACTGGCCGGCGACCACGACCTGCCGGTACGCCGCGACCTGTTCCGCTATTACTTCAGCGATGCCCATTCGGCGGTAACGGCGGGGCATGACATTCGTACCGCACTGGTGGCATTCGGTTGCGACGCCACCCATGGCTACGAACGTACGCACATCGACAGCCTTGCGGCGTTGAGCCGGTTGCTGTCGGCGTACCTGTTGAGCCCGCCCGTATTTGCCAGCGACTCGCAGCCGGCCAATGCCTCGCTGGAAAGGTTCAGCCACCAGTTGGAGCACGATGCACAGATGGAAAGTGACACGCGGGTGCCGGCGGTGGACAGCCTGGTGGGTAATAAAGGCTGA
- a CDS encoding YheU family protein has translation MLIPYDQLQAETLTLLIEDFVTRDGTDNGDDTPLETRVLRVRQALAKGQAFILFDPESQQCQLLPKHDVPRELLD, from the coding sequence ATGCTGATCCCCTACGACCAACTGCAAGCCGAAACCCTGACCCTGCTGATCGAGGACTTCGTCACCCGCGATGGCACCGACAATGGCGACGATACCCCGCTGGAGACGCGCGTACTGCGGGTGCGCCAGGCATTGGCCAAGGGCCAGGCGTTCATCCTGTTCGACCCGGAAAGCCAGCAGTGCCAGTTGCTCCCCAAGCATGACGTGCCCCGTGAGCTGCTCGATTAG